A single window of Verrucomicrobium sp. DNA harbors:
- a CDS encoding SRPBCC domain-containing protein produces MTKNAGNEAERMTITRVFDAPRELVWKAWTDPKYVMQWWGPKGFTAPVCQMDFRVGGKLLCCMRTPDGQEFWNAVEYHEIVLHEKIVSLMYFSDCRRETKSIRSN; encoded by the coding sequence ATGACAAAAAACGCGGGTAATGAAGCAGAACGGATGACGATTACACGGGTTTTTGATGCCCCACGCGAACTGGTTTGGAAGGCGTGGACAGACCCGAAGTACGTGATGCAGTGGTGGGGGCCAAAGGGCTTTACTGCGCCCGTTTGCCAGATGGATTTTCGCGTGGGAGGAAAACTTCTCTGCTGCATGAGAACGCCGGATGGGCAGGAGTTCTGGAATGCGGTTGAATACCACGAGATTGTTCTGCACGAGAAGATCGTTTCCTTGATGTACTTTTCCGACTGCAGAAGGGAAACAAAATCGATCCGGAGCAATTAG
- a CDS encoding metalloregulator ArsR/SmtB family transcription factor has translation MVVDTLNTTFAALSDPTRRAMIERLSHGPASVRGLTEPFALSQQMISKHIAYLVRARIVIKTKRGRESVCTLRPEAIKTVSDWAISYHRFWEESFDKLDVVLNQMKKAEVGYDKKRG, from the coding sequence ATGGTTGTGGATACTCTGAACACAACGTTCGCGGCTCTGTCCGACCCGACCCGTCGAGCCATGATCGAACGGCTCTCTCACGGGCCTGCATCCGTGCGCGGATTGACGGAGCCGTTTGCGCTCTCGCAGCAGATGATTTCGAAACATATCGCCTACCTGGTGCGGGCGCGGATTGTGATCAAGACGAAGCGTGGACGGGAGAGTGTGTGCACGCTCAGGCCGGAGGCGATCAAGACGGTCAGCGACTGGGCGATCAGCTATCACCGGTTCTGGGAAGAGAGTTTCGACAAGCTGGATGTGGTTCTAAATCAGATGAAGAAAGCGGAGGTCGGATATGACAAAAAACGCGGGTAA